A single window of Brachyhypopomus gauderio isolate BG-103 chromosome 21, BGAUD_0.2, whole genome shotgun sequence DNA harbors:
- the hspg2 gene encoding basement membrane-specific heparan sulfate proteoglycan core protein isoform X12, whose protein sequence is MGRRICIPKVFGLTISLILISHLTNVARSSKVWGEVPFPEDLEAAKQVRPQRYFDDDEDFAGDEASGDVISGEEDGSTPEPPLPGTVYYRALVNFTDSFQYSPELDDINSDAFQEISSAVVDTLESEYNRIPGSQTVNVVLVKKIGRDVFVELDVGSDYNPNEAQIREVLYSVVSEGTIASYMTSVQGFEFRRLGELRPEPRPCTEDEFTCTSGACVPLEYRCDKRPDCEDLSDEQGCVPVTPFTPVFNKSTHGSTTPGDKRPSPGPGPCRSDQATCQNGECVSRDYLCDGERDCSDGSDELKCGPPFPCEPNEFKCQNGRCALKLWRCDGDNDCQDNSDEIDCPAKRPGDVCAPEQFVCLSDHACIPASYQCDEEPDCADRSDEYGCAPPTVTSPPEESITAVRGQTVTFTCAAIGVPTPIITWRLNWGHIPATNRISMTTKNGRGTLTIRDVKEGDQGAYTCEAINAKGLVFAIPDGVLTLSRIPSDCAEGHFNVGGRCMPCFCFGITRNCQSTGRYRNQISLRFTEEDDFKGANVSFPIRLGFPPPLSSTQMLINPEEEEFQLVDLSRRFLDLDSFWTLPRQFLGNKVDSYGGYLRYKVSYLLQRDSSEPVDKPDVVLRGNGLRIHYRHSSPAVPNIKNQRDIRLTEENWQHVSGQPVRREDLLMVLANLESISLRTIYDNRMVSVGLSDIVMDTTTVEFSLQGQPKDVEECRCPPGYSGLSCERCSSGFERVPGGAYLGTCAGCNCHGHASACDPISGHCLSCQHNTEGPSCDKCRPGYFGDPSRGRPDDCKPCPCPYTETSRRFSDTCFLDVDGQATCDMCRPGYTGRRCEKCAPGYVGNPLQPNGRCTPAETSSCDNRGTISSSSRPCSCKANVGGALCDKCKSGSFHLASENQDGCLSCFCMGVTKQCVSSTWTREQVRGGVNGQLFSLSTGAGTRSITEGITQRGGAEVVFRSFANVPSDVYYWVLPESFRGDKVTAYGGELRYRVRYEPRAHSSVSEGHPDVLLQGNGIFLEHYSQTKPLPRVPVTILVPFRESAWRRPDGQPCTREHLLMVLADISVFTIRATYSSGMAESSISDIQMDVAVPHATGSQRALEVEECACPAGYRGPSCQECEEGYTRTGSGLYLGTCERCECHGHASSCDPETGACQQCLHNTVGPRCESCLPGFYGNPVTGGPHACRPCPCMGPAPGHNGAKSCYLDTDGHPTCNNCPPGHTGRRCERCAPGYTGNPLLGQRCTTGFDGNCYHCDEGGSEGCSVSGTCRCKMNVEGPSCSTCKPGTFHLSPANKDGCVGCFCMGVTQQCSSSSFYRDVISTTFSPGSTQGFALVNRQRSSRIDSGFSVEVSTTGTQLSHTGFHHLGQEPHYWQLPPSYQGDKVGSYGGKLKYSISYVPGHRGAPIEDIDVQIIGNDITLVARQDWRRGHGTKESRNFEIIFREEHWQRPDGMPATREHLMMVLAHLDDILIRASYHTEMQSSSISSVSMEIAVPHHTGLARALEVEQCRCPPGYHGLSCQDCAPGYTRTGGGLYLGHCELCECNGHSDSCHAETGICLSCRHNTMGEQCEQCTSGFFGDATAGTPEDCQPCACPHTDPENQFSPTCESLGNGDYQCTACQPGYSGKYCERCAPGYVGNPQQRIKCQPYNAAASLVVKVHPERVLASPGSPVTLRCQVSGMTPHYFFWTRDDGRPVSSLAEKRRHGEELHFPSVHLNDAGVYTCTCRNHLHTNRSRAEIIITPSPSKPIEVFIEEPKARSVNVGATVNFICTAKSQLPAYTLVWTRQGNGKLPNRAMDFNGILTIQNVQPEDAGVYVCTGSNMLAMDEGTAILYVPEGSKPEMFYTAYEMFEGHRPPAQGAQPVATVQPPVLTVQQGQRAEFRCTATGNPAPAVEWTVGPGRRISSSAVVRGGVLTFPVVDRADEGQYMCRALNTHGEHTVQAVLYVHSASLPHVQVSPQRVETHEGETLRLYCRAGGTPSPGLTWKKRGGTLPPQAIPSHGFHQYKSNSLDVLQRRIEELQARVERTDFGTLLIPNIRASDAGTYLCVGTNAVGSSEARIEVVVNKGETVSSAVTIQPSIASVVEGETLDLNCVVPGDPPPSVTWSRANGYLSSNHQVFGTQLRILRASQDDSGEYVCRVVGGPHVRQASVSVSVTSESSRLQSPIISIEPHSAAVRQGETASFRCRVHSGAQPVRLEWKLSTGQALPDNVKIGPDASVITIVNAQARNQGTYRCVASNPFGITHSIVSLIVRESPRATVTPAGPVHVKVGDPINLECQAGGEPRPSVTWHRLDNTRKTMLTSPVPADSNAVLQILVARPEDGGTYVCTALNSQGKTETRVEVVVEGGPQLPTVPLASVQEPMMVVVEGATTTLHCDAHGFPKPTITWSKLRAPLPWRHKIVNNNLVLTSVGRQDSGQYICNATNPLGTSEVTIMLDVETPPYTTVLPDDVAVREGEVVRLQCLAHGTPPLRFQWSKEGGALPATAEQQGADLQINLATPHDAGTYVCVASNKVGRSEARVKVNVRSPLSVRVAPQVEVRAVGSAVEFTCSASGGAEVTLEWLREGGALPPNHHIKDGVLRIENLEKSNEGVYICRASSVFGQAQDSAKLTIQALPKVTINVRASVQTVMVGGTVEFECHAVGEPEPSVRWSKAGGPLPNHVRVKGGMLRIEGVTEADAGQYRCTATNDVGSVQSQVVLNVQSLPQIVAQPETKEVTVGSTAIFPCIASGYPVPNITWSKLDGELPPKFTQEGHVLTVPDVGHEDSGTYVCTAANKQGKVQAFTKLVVHERVMPYFSQEPLSFLTMSTIKNSYKTFNIKITFRPDNVDGMVLYNGQKGAMGADFMSFGLVGGRPEFRFDVGSGMATIRYPNAIKLGEFHTVQLWRNGTQGSLVVDGEAPINGSSQGRFQGLDLNEELFVGGYPNYSRIAKTAELKTGFVGCISQLIIQGEEVIFKDLDKTSTGVTNCPTCKDDPCQNGGMCHDSKASLYKCHCQRGFTGSNCQHQSALHCHPEACGPDATCISRPEGVGYDCRCHLGKYGTKCMQGTLVTTPSFDGVESYIAYPPLTNIHNDLRVEMEFKPVEADGLMFFSGGKKMKVEDFVALSMVDGHVEFRFELGTGQAVLRSQEPVSLHQWHRVAAERQGKDGSLKVDHAREIRRSSPGKAQGLNIHTPMFLGGVPRMDVLPKAANVSEMFAGCVGEVSINGKKVDLSYSFVESRSVRQCEEESLCDRRPCLHGGSCLSTAEYEFQCLCRDGYEGERCEVMRDSCHDSSHCQNGGDCIGGLCVCPLGYTGIFCEEGQEAVVVETPWSSDGGTVNDSPVQYAAYFHDDSYLALPKPMFPRSGPDSPETIELEINTASPDGLILWQGVELGEQGKGQDFISLGIQNGHLVFSYQLGSGEAEVVSRERIDDRHWHKIIAVRTGKQGYVQVDGGTLRRGQSQGKSVMVNTKGSIYVGGAPDIAVLTGGKFSSGIAGCVKNLSLLNAHPGQQPATPIDLQVHAEEGVNVQRCLS, encoded by the exons TCTACTACCGGGCACTCGTGAACTTCACCGACTCCTTCCAGTACAGCCCGGAGCTCGATGACATCAACTCCGACGCCTTCCAAGAAATCTCGTCCGCCGTCGTGGACACG TTGGAATCAGAATACAACCGGATACCTGGCAGCCAGACCGTCAACGTGGTTCTTGTCAA GAAAATTGGCAGGGATGTGTTTGTGGAACTGGACGTGGGCTCGGACTACAATCCCAACGAGGCACAGATCCGTGAGGTGCTTTACTCCGTGGTTAGTGAAGGAACCATCGCCTCCTACATGACCTCCGTCCAGGGGTTCGAGTTCAGACGTCTGGGAGAAC TGAGACCAGAACCTCGTCCCTGCACGGAGGACGAGTTCACCTGCACCAGCGGTGCCTGTGTCCCTCTGGAATACAGATGTGACAAGAGACCTGACTGTGAAGACCTGAGTGACGAGCAGGGCTGTG TGCCAGTGACACCATTTACCCCCGTGTTCAACAAATCCACCCACGGCTCCACCACCCCGGGGGACAAGCGGCCGTCTCCGGGCCCCGGGCCCTGCCGGTCCGACCAGGCCACGTGCCAGAACGGAGAGTGCGTCTCCCGCGACTACCTCTGCGACGGCGAGAGAGACTGCAGCGATGGTAGTGACGAGCTCAAGTGCG GACCCCCGTTCCCTTGCGAACCCAATGAATTCAAGTGCCAGAACGGCCGATGTGCTCTGAAGCTGTGGCGTTGCGACGGAGACAACGACTGTCAAGACAACTCGGACGAAATCGACTGCC CTGCTAAGAGGCCCGGGGACGTGTGTGCTCCGGAGCAGTTCGTCTGCCTGAGCGACCACGCCTGCATTCCCGCCAGCTACCAGTGCGACGAGGAACCCGACTGCGCCGACCGCTCGGATGAGTACGGCTGCG cccctcccactgtgACCAGTCCTCCGGAAGAGTCCATTACTGCAGTGCGGGGGCAGACGGTGACCTTCACCTGTGCTGCCATTGGTGTGCCCACCCCCATCATCACTTGGAGACTTAACTGGGGCCATATTCCAGCCACTAACAG GATCTCCATGACCACCAAGAACGGGCGGGGCACGTTGACGATCCGCGATGTGAAGGAGGGGGACCAGGGGGCCTACACCTGCGAGGCCATCAACGCCAAAGGCCTGGTGTTCGCCATTCCCGATGGAGTGCTCACCTTATCTCGCATCCCAA GTGACTGCGCCGAGGGACACTTTAACGTCGGGGGCCGCTGCATGCCCTGTTTCTGCTTCGGCATCACCAGGAACTGCCAGAGCACCGGCCGATACCGCAACCAGATCTCCCTGCGCTTCACAGAGGAGGACGACTTCAAAG GAGCGAACGTGTCTTTCCCGATCCGGCTGGgattcccccctcccctctcttccaccCAGATGCTGATCAACCCAGAAGAGGAGGAGTTCCAGCTAGTGGACCTATCTCGCCGCTTCCTAGACCTGGACTCCTTCTGGACTCTGCCACGCCAGTTCCTGGGCAACAAG GTGGACTCTTATGGAGGGTACCTGCGATATAAGGTGAGCTACTTGCTCCAAAGGGACAGCTCGGAGCCAGTGGACAAACCCGACGTGGTGCTCAGGGGGAACGGCCTCAGGATTCACTACCGCCACAGCTCGCCTGCTGTACCCAACATCAAGAACCAGAGGGACATCAGGTTGACTGAG GAAAACTGGCAGCACGTATCTGGGCAGCCTGTGCGGCGTGAGGACCTTCTCATGGTCCTGGCCAACCTGGAGAGCATCAGCCTCAGAACCATCTACGACAACCGCATGGTCAGCGTGGGCCTGAGTGACATTGTGATGGATACCACCACCGTCGAGTTCAGTCTGCAGGGCCAGCCGAAGGATGTGGAGGAGTGCAG GTGTCCCCCCGGTTACTCCGGCCTGTCCTGTGAGAGGTGCTCGTCTGGTTTTGAGCGTGTGCCGGGCGGCGCCTACCTGGGCACGTGTGCCGGCTGTAACTGCCATGGTCACGCCAGCGCCTGCGACCCGATCAGTGGTCACTGCCTG AGCTGTCAGCACAACACAGAGGGGCCGAGCTGCGACAAGTGTCGTCCCGGATATTTCGGTGACCCCAGCAGAGGGCGGCCCGACGACTGCAAGCCCTGCCCCTGTCCCTACACCGAGACGTCTCGCAG attTTCAGACACCTGCTTCCTGGACGTGGATGGCCAGGCCACGTGTGACATGTGCAGACCAGGTTACACCGGCCGCCGCTGTGAGAA GTGTGCACCTGGGTATGTGGGTAACCCTCTGCAGCCTAACGGAAGGTGTACTCCAGCTG AGACCTCGAGCTGCGACAATCGTGGAACAATCAGCTCCAGCAGCAGACCGTGCAGCTGCAAG GCCAATGTGGGCGGAGCTCTGTGTGACAAGTGCAAGTCCGGCTCCTTCCACCTGGCCTCCGAGAACCAAGATGGCTGCCTGTCCTGCTTCTGTATGGGGGTGACCAAGCAGTGCGTCAGCTCCACCTGGACCAGAGAGCAG GTTCGAGGTGGTGTCAACGGacaactcttctctctctccactgggGCCGGCACACGCAGCATCACGGAGGGCATCACCCAGAGAGGCGGAGCAGAGGTGGTCTTCCGCTCCTTCGCCAACGTCCCCAGCGACGTCTACTACTGGGTCCTGCCCGAGAGCTTCCGCGGAGACAAG GTGACGGCGTACGGGGGAGAGTTGCGCTACCGTGTGCGCTACGAGCCTCGCGCACACTCGTCGGTTAGCGAGGGCCACCCAGACGTGCTGCTCCAGGGCAACGGGATCTTCTTGGAGCACTACTCGCAGACGAAGCCCCTGCCCCGTGTGCCGGTCACCATCCTGGTGCCCTTCAGGGAG TCTGCGTGGAGGAGACCAGACGGGCAGCCGTGTACTCGCGAACACCTGCTGATGGTCCTGGCCGACATCTCTGTCTTCACGATCAGGGCGACCTACTCCAGCGGCATGGCCGAGAGCAG CATTTCTGATATCCAGATGGACGTCGCTGTGCCCCACGCCACTGGCAGCCAGAGGGCGCTAGAGGTGGAAGAGTGTGCCTGCCCGGCCGGCTACAGGGGCCCCTCATGCCAG gagtgtgaggagggatACACACGCACGGGCTCCGGCCTCTACCTCGGCACCTGTGAGAGGTGTGAATGCCACGGACACGCCAGCAGCTGTGACCCAGAGACAGGAGCGTGCCAG CAATGCCTACACAACACAGTTGGACCTCGGTGCGAAAGCTGTCTCCCTGGTTTCTATGGCAACCCGGTGACAGGAGGTCCCCATGCCTGTAGGCCTTGCCCTTGTATGGGTCCTGCCCCTGGGCACAA CGGTGCAAAGTCTTGCTATTTGGACACGGATGGACACCCCACCTGTAACAACTGTCCTCCGGGACACACCGGAAGACGTTGTGAAAG ATGTGCCCCTGGATACACAGGCAATCCTCTACTTGGGCAGAGATGCACAACGGGATTTGATG GAAACTGCTACCACTGTGATGAGGGAGGCAGTGAGGGCTGTAGCGTGAGTGGAACCTGTCGTTGCAAG ATGAACGTGGAGGGCCCGTCCTGCTCCACCTGCAAGCCCGGCACCTTCCACCTCAGCCCTGCCAACAAAGATGGCTGCGTGGGCTGCTTCTGCATGGGGGTGACCCAGCAGTGTTCAAGCTCCAGCTTCTACAGAGACGTG ATCTCCACCACGTTCAGCCCCGGCAGCACCCAAGGCTTCGCTCTGGTGAACCGCCAGCGCTCCAGTCGCATCGACAGCGGCTTCTCGGTGGAGGTGTCCACAACCGGGACGCAGCTCTCCCACACGGGCTTCCACCACCTCGGCCAGGAGCCCCACTATTGGCAGCTGCCTCCCAGTTACCAGGGAGACAAG GTTGGGTCTTACGGAGGCAAACTGAAGTACAGTATCTCCTACGTTCCTGGACACAGAGGAGCTCCCATAGAGGATATTGACGTTCAGATCATT GGTAATGACATCACCCTAGTGGCCCGACAGGATTGGCGAAGAGGACACGGGACAAAAGAGTCCCGTAACTTTGAGATTATCTTCAGAGAG GAGCATTGGCAGCGTCCCGACGGCATGCCGGCGACCCGGGAACACCTGATGATGGTGCTGGCCCACCTGGACGACATCCTGATCCGAGCGTCCTACCACACGGAGATGCAATCCTCCAGCATCTCGAGCGTCAGCATGGAGATCGCCGTGCCCCACCACACGGGCCTGGCCCGGGCACTGGAGGTGGAACAGTGTCGTTGTCCACCCGGGTACCATGGCCTCTCCTGCCAG GACTGCGCTCCAGGTTACACCCGTACAGGTGGAGGTCTGTACCTCGGTCACTGTGAGCTGTGCGAGTGTAACGGCCACTCGGACTCCTGCCATGCAGAGACGGGCATCTGTCTG AGTTGCAGACACAACACCATGGGGGAGCAGTGTGAACAGTGCACCTCCGGCTTCTTCGGAGACGCCACAGCGGGAACCCCAGAGGACTGCCAGCCCTGTGCCTGCCCCCACACGGACCCGGAGAACCA GTTCTCCCCCACGTGTGAGAGTCTGGGCAATGGGGACTACCAGTGCACGGCCTGTCAGCCGGGCTATAGCGGCAAGTACTGCGAGCG ATGTGCACCTGGATATGTTGGAAATCCACAACAGAGGATCAAATGCCAACCGTACAATG CTGCTGCCTCTCTGGTGGTGAAGGTTCACCCCGAGAGAGTGCTGGCGTCCCCGGGCAGTCCAGTCACTCTCCGTTGCCAAGTGTCGGGAATGACACCTCACTACTTCTTCTGGACACGAGACGACGGGCGACCCGTCTCCAGCTTGGCTGAAAAACGCAGACACG GGGAGGAGCTCCACTTCCCCAGCGTGCATCTGAACGATGCTGGCGTCTACACCTGCACCTGCCGGAACCACCTGCACACCAACCGGAGCCGAGCTGAAATCATCATAACAC cCTCACCCTCCAAGCCCATTGAGGTGTTCATAGAGGAGCCCAAGGCCCGCAGTGTTAACGTTGGAGCTACAGTGAACTTCATCTGCACCGCCAAGAGCCAA CTGCCCGCGTACACCCTGGTGTGGACTCGTCAAGGCAACGGGAAGCTGCCCAACCGCGCCATGGACTTCAACGGCATCCTGACCATCCAGAACGTCCAGCCTGAAGACGCCGGTGTCTACGTCTGCACCGGCTCCAACATGCTCGCCATGGACGAGGGCACCGCCATACTCTATGTCCCAG AGGGATCTAAGCCTGAGATGTTTTACACAgcctatgaaatgtttgaaggACATAGACCGC CTGCCCAGGGTGCTCAGCCCGTGGCAACCGTCCAGCCGCCGGTGCTGACCGTCCAGCAGGGTCAGCGCGCCGAGTTCCGCTGCACAGCCACTGGCAACCCTGCACCTGCCGTGGAGTGGACAG TAGGCCCGGGGAGGCGCATCAGTAGCAGTGCCGTCGTTCGGGGTGGCGTTCTCACCTTCCCCGTGGTGGACCGCGCCGACGAGGGCCAGTACATGTGCCGGGCCTTAAACACACACGGCGAACACACAGTTCAGGCTGTCCTCTATGTGCACA GCGCCAGTCTTCCCCACGTCCAAGTGAGTCCCCAGCGGGTGGAGACCCACGAGGGCGAGACGCTGAGGTTGTACTGCAGGGCTGGAGGTACGCCCAGTCCAGGACTCACCTGGAAGAAGAGAGGCGGGACACTGCCCCCACAG GCCATTCCCTCTCACGGTTTCCATCAGTATAAGTCGAACAGTCTCGATGTGCTACAGAGGCGCATTGAAGAGTTgcag GCACGCGTGGAACGCACGGATTTTGGCACGCTGCTCATCCCCAACATCCGGGCGTCGGACGCGGGTACGTACCTGTGTGTGGGCACCAACGCGGTGGGCTCCTCAGAGGCACGCATCGAGGTCGTAGTGAACAAAG GAGAGACGGTCTCCAGTGCAGTCACCATCCAGCCTTCTATCGCTTcggtggtggagggagagacgtTGGACCTGAACTGCGTCGTCCCGGGAGATCCTCCGCCTTCTGTCACGTGGAGCAGAGCCAATGGCTACCTCTCCTCCAACCACCAG gttttcGGAACACAGCTGCGTATTCTGCGAGCGTCCCAGGATGATTCTGGAGAATACGTCTGCAGGGTGGTTGGAGGTCCTCATGTCCGGCAGGCCTCCGTGTCCGTCTCCGTCACCTCCGAGTCCTCCC GTCTCCAGAGCCCCATCATCTCCATCGAGCCCCACAGTGCGGCCGTGAGGCAGGGCGAGACCGCCAGCTTCCGCTGCCGTGTCCACAGCGGAGCTCAGCCCGTTCGTCTGGAGTGGAAGCTCTCCACCGGCCAAGCCCTGCCAG ATAACGTGAAGATTGGTCCAGATGCCTCTGTGATCACCATCGTCAACGCACAGGCGAGGAACCAGGGCACGTACCGCTGTGTGGCCAGCAACCCGTTTGGAATCACCCACAGCATCGTGTCTCTGATCGTCAGAG AGTCCCCCAGGGCCACGGTGACCCCTGCAGGTCCAGTGCACGTGAAAGTGGGCGACCCCATCAACCTGGAGTGCCAGGCGGGTGGTGAACCGCGGCCCTCCGTCACCTGGCACAGACTGGACAACACCCGCAAGACCATGCTGACCAGCCCGGTGCCTGCTGACTCCAACGCCGTCCTGCAG ATCCTGGTGGCGAGGCCCGAGGACGGCGGCACGTACGTTTGCACGGCGCTGAACAGCCAGGGCAAAACGGAGAcgcgggtggaggtggtggtggagggaggcCCACAGCTGCCCACCGTGCCCCTCGCCTCCGTACAGGAGCccatgatggtggtggtagaaGGGGCCACCACCACCCTGCACTGCGACGCCCATG GGTTCCCAAAGCCCACCATTACCTGGTCGAAGCTCCGAGCTCCTCTACCCTGGAGGCACAAGATAGTCAACAACAACCTGGTGCTTACCAGCGTGGGCAGACAGGACTCGGGTCAGTACATCTGCAACGCCACCAACCCCCTGGGCACCAGCGAGGTCACCATCATGCTCGACGTGGAGA CGCCGCCGTACACCACGGTGCTGCCCGACGACGTGGCCGTACGCGAGGGCGAGGTGGTCCGCCTGCAGTGCCTGGCACACGGAACCCCCCCGTTACGCTTCCAGTGGAGTAAGGAGGGCGGAGCCCTGCCCGCCACGGCTGAGCAGCAGGGGGCGGACCTGCAGATCAACCTGGCCACGCCCCATGACGCCGGCACCTACGTGTGCGTGGCCAGCAACAAAGTGGGACGCAGTGAGGCGCGGGTCAAAGTGAACGTCAGAT CACCTCTGTCGGTGCGCGTGGCcccccaggtggaggtgagggccgTGGGCAGCGCGGTGGAGTTCACATGCTCGGCCAGCGGGGGCGCCGAGGTCACGCTGGAGtggctgagggagggaggggccctTCCGCCCAATCACCACATCAAAGACGGCGTACTGAG GATCGAGAACCTTGAGAAGAGTAACGAGGGTGTATACATCTGCCGTGCGAGCAGCGTGTTCGGACAGGCCCAGGACAGCGCCAAGCTCACCATCCAGG CCCTGCCCAAGGTGACTATCAACGTGCGTGCGTCGGTGCAGACGGTCATGGTGGGCGGGACGGTAGAGTTCGAGTGCCACGCCGTGGGCGAACCAGAACCCTCCGTACGCTGGAGCAAGGCGGGTGGCCCGCTGCCCAATCACGTGCGTGTAAAGGGCGGCATGCTACGCATCGAAGGCGTGACGGAGGCCGACGCCGGCCAATACCGCTGCACGGCCACCAACGACGTGGGCTCGGTGCAGTCCCAAGTAGTGCTCAATGTCCAGT CTTTACCCCAGATCGTCGCTCAGCCCGAGACGAAGGAAGTGACCGTCGGCTCTACTGCCATCTTCCCCTGCATCGCGTCAGGGTACCCGGTCCCCAACATCACATGGTCAAAG CTGGACGGAGAGCTTCCTCCGAAGTTCACGCAGGAGGGGCACGTGCTCACCGTGCCGGACGTCGGCCACGAGGACTCGGGCACGTACGTGTGCACGGCGGCTAACAAGCAGGGCAAAGTTCAGGCCTTCACCAAGCTCGTCGTGCACG AGCGCGTGATGCCTTATTTCAGCCAGGagcctctctccttcctcaccaTGTCTACAATCAAGAACTCCTACAAGACCTTCAACATCAAGATCACCTTCAGGCCGGACAACGTGGACG GGATGGTCCTCTATAACGGACAGAAGGGGGCCATGGGGGCCGATTTCATGTCCTTCGGGCTGGTAGGCGGCCGTCCTGAGTTCAG GTTTGATGTGGGCTCTGGCATGGCCACCATCCGATACCCCAACGCCATCAAACTGGGCGAGTTCCACACCGTGCAGCTGTGGCGAAACGGCACGCAGGGCTCGCTGGTCGTGGACGGGGAGGCACCGATCAACGGCAGCTCGCAG GGCAGATTCCAAGGCCTGGATCTGAATGAGGAGCTGTTCGTGGGTGGTTATCCAAACTATAGCAGGATTGCCAAGACCGCTGAGCTCAAAACCGGCTTTGTTG GCTGCATTAGTCAGCTCATCATCCAGGGAGAGGAAGTCATATTCAAGGACCTTGACAAAACTTCGACCGGCGTTACGAACTGCCCTACCTGCAAGGATGACCCGTGTCAG AACGGCGGGATGTGTCATGACTCGAAGGCCAGCCTGTACAAGTGCCACTGCCAGAGGGGCTTCACTGGGAGCAACTGTCAGCACCAGTCTGCTCTGCACTGCCACCCAG AGGCCTGCGGCCCGGACGCCACCTGCATCAGCCGTCCAGAGGGCGTGGGCTACGACTGCCGCTGCCATCTCGGGAAGTACGGCACCAAGTGCATGCAGG GCACATTGGTCACCACCCCCTCGTTCGACGGCGTGGAGTCGTACATCGCCTATCCGCCCCTCACCAACATCCACAACGACCTGCGCGTGGAGATGGAGTTCAAGCCCGTGGAAGCCGACGGCCTCATGTTCTTCAGCGGAGGAAAgaagatgaaggtggaggactTTGTGGCTCTCTCCATGGTGGACGGACACGTGGAGTTCCGCTTCGAGCTCGGGACAG gccaaGCCGTCCTCCGCAGCCAGGAACCCGTCTCGCTGCACCAGTGGCACCGCGTGGCCGCCGAGCGCCAGGGCAAGGACGGCTCTCTGAAGGTGGACCACGCCCGCGAGATCAGGAGGTCTTCACCGGGCAAGGCCCAGGGCCTCAACATCCACACCCCCATGTTCCTGGGAGGCGTGCCCCGCATGGACGTCCTGCCCAAGGCCGCCAACGTCAGCGAGATGTTCGCAGGCTGCGTCGGAGAG GTGTCCATCAACGGGAAGAAGGTGGATCTGTCCTACAGCTTCGTGGAGAGCCGCTCCGTCCGCCAGTGTGAGGAGGAGAGTCTCTGTGACCGCAGGCCCTGCCTACATGGTGGCAGTTGCCTGTCGACGGCCGAGTACGAGTTCCAGTGCCTCTGCAGGGACGGATACGAGG gagagcgCTGTGAGGTGATGAGAGACTCCTGTCACGACTCCTCTCACTGCCAGAATGGTGGAGACTGTATTGgtggcctctgtgtgtgtcccctGGGCTACACAGGCATTTTCTGCGAGGAAG GGCAGGAGGCCGTCGTcgtggagacgccgtggagttCGGATGGTGGCACGGTTAACG ATTCCCCAGTACAGTATGCTGCGTACTTCCATGACGACAGCTACCTCGCTCTTCCAAAACCAATGTTCCCGCGCAG TGGTCCTGACTCCCCGGAGACCATCGAGCTGGAGATAAACACGGCATCTCCAGACGGCCTTATTCTGTGGCAGGGAGTG